From Amycolatopsis sp. cg9, one genomic window encodes:
- a CDS encoding YrdB family protein, translating to MTSETGPRLSAVAGVVLTIRFLTELALLGGLALAGTQLGSGVALAIVDAVLLPLVAAALWGLFIAPRARRRLPEPARFLVEFALFAGTGVVLALVGWVVAGIALAVVGIGVAALTRVVAKDG from the coding sequence ATGACTTCGGAGACGGGTCCCCGCCTGAGCGCGGTCGCGGGTGTGGTGCTGACGATCCGCTTCCTCACCGAGCTGGCCCTGCTCGGCGGCCTGGCGCTGGCGGGCACCCAGCTCGGCAGCGGCGTGGCGCTGGCGATCGTCGACGCCGTCCTGCTGCCGCTGGTGGCCGCCGCGCTCTGGGGTCTGTTCATCGCTCCGCGCGCCCGCCGCCGGCTCCCGGAACCGGCCCGCTTCCTGGTGGAGTTCGCCCTGTTCGCGGGCACCGGCGTGGTGCTGGCGCTGGTCGGGTGGGTGGTCGCGGGGATCGCGCTGGCGGTGGTCGGCATCGGCGTCGCGGCGCTGACCCGCGTCGTCGCGAAGGACGGTTGA
- a CDS encoding WXG100 family type VII secretion target, with translation MGTLRVDFSALRDQAQALDTAFDQAEELLTRLEQELRDALGEWLGDGQSAFARRYADWVAAARELHADLPRMRDLVLTAHDNHGAALSANLDIWRGADR, from the coding sequence GTGGGCACGCTGCGGGTGGATTTTTCGGCGCTGCGGGACCAGGCACAGGCGCTCGACACCGCCTTCGACCAGGCGGAAGAGCTGCTCACGCGGCTCGAACAGGAATTGAGGGACGCGCTCGGCGAGTGGCTCGGCGACGGGCAGTCCGCCTTCGCGCGGCGGTACGCCGACTGGGTGGCCGCGGCGCGCGAACTGCACGCCGATCTGCCGCGAATGCGGGACCTCGTGCTGACCGCGCACGACAACCACGGTGCCGCGCTGTCGGCGAACCTGGACATCTGGCGTGGCGCGGATCGATGA
- a CDS encoding class I SAM-dependent methyltransferase codes for MTTCRLCGSTNTASVVDLGATPPCERFLTAEQLDEAEATFPLHLKVCTDCWLAQIPPLIDPDETFTEYAYFSSFSTSWVEHAKRFVDGAVERLGLGEKSFVVEVASNDGYLLKHVVGHGVRCLGVEPSVNVGQAARDAGVPTLTAFLSEETGLQVREEHGPADLVAANNVYAHIPDVLGFTKGLRALVADDGWVSIEVQHLLTLIEKNQYDTIYHEHFQYYTVESARRALATGGLTVVDVELVPTHGGSIRLWARPAEVAGEPSERMTDVLEREKAAGLHELSGYTEFAERVTRVRLDLLKFLIEARNDGKTVVGYGAPGKGNTLLNHCGIRTDLLQYTVDRNPYKHGRFTPGTRIPVLPPERIEADRPDYVLVLPWNLREELTEQLSYIGAWGGKLVFPIPHLEIVEVQ; via the coding sequence ATGACCACATGTCGACTCTGCGGTTCGACAAACACGGCCAGCGTCGTCGACCTCGGCGCGACTCCCCCGTGTGAGCGATTCTTGACCGCCGAACAGCTCGACGAGGCGGAAGCCACCTTCCCGCTCCACCTGAAGGTGTGCACCGACTGCTGGCTCGCCCAGATCCCCCCGCTGATCGACCCCGACGAAACCTTCACCGAGTACGCCTACTTCTCGTCCTTCTCGACGTCGTGGGTCGAGCACGCGAAGCGGTTCGTCGACGGCGCGGTCGAGCGGCTCGGGCTCGGCGAAAAGTCCTTCGTCGTCGAGGTCGCGAGCAACGACGGTTACCTGCTCAAGCACGTAGTCGGCCACGGTGTCCGGTGTCTGGGCGTGGAACCTTCGGTGAACGTCGGGCAAGCCGCGCGCGACGCCGGCGTGCCCACCCTGACCGCGTTCCTCTCCGAAGAAACCGGCCTGCAGGTCCGCGAGGAGCACGGGCCCGCGGACCTCGTCGCCGCGAACAACGTCTACGCGCACATCCCCGACGTCCTCGGCTTCACGAAGGGCCTGCGGGCGCTGGTCGCCGACGACGGCTGGGTCTCCATCGAGGTCCAGCACCTGCTCACGCTGATCGAAAAGAACCAGTACGACACGATCTACCACGAGCACTTCCAGTACTACACGGTCGAATCCGCGCGGCGCGCCCTCGCGACCGGCGGCCTGACCGTGGTCGACGTCGAACTCGTGCCGACGCACGGCGGGTCGATCCGGCTGTGGGCGCGGCCGGCCGAGGTGGCGGGCGAGCCCAGCGAGCGGATGACCGACGTGCTGGAGCGCGAGAAGGCGGCCGGGCTGCACGAGCTGTCCGGGTACACCGAGTTCGCCGAGCGCGTCACCCGCGTGCGGCTGGACCTGCTGAAGTTCCTCATCGAGGCGCGCAACGACGGGAAGACCGTCGTCGGCTACGGCGCCCCCGGCAAGGGCAACACCCTGCTGAACCACTGCGGCATCCGGACGGACCTGCTGCAGTACACGGTCGACCGCAACCCGTACAAGCACGGCCGGTTCACCCCGGGTACGCGCATTCCGGTGCTGCCGCCGGAGCGGATCGAAGCCGATCGGCCCGACTACGTGCTCGTCCTCCCGTGGAACCTCCGGGAGGAACTGACCGAACAACTCTCCTACATCGGGGCCTGGGGCGGAAAGCTCGTGTTCCCGATCCCCCACTTGGAAATCGTCGAGGTGCAGTGA